A DNA window from Thiopseudomonas alkaliphila contains the following coding sequences:
- the kdsA gene encoding 3-deoxy-8-phosphooctulonate synthase, with the protein MTQKVIRVADIEIANDKPFVLFGGINVLESRDLAMQACEEYVRVTERLGIPYVFKASFDKANRSSIHSFRGPGLDEGLKIFQEIKDTFNVPVLTDVHEPYQAAPVAEVCDIIQLPAFLSRQTDLVVAMAKTDAVINIKKAQFLAPHEMKHILTKCEEAGNEQLILCERGSAFGYNNLVVDMLGFGIMKQFNYPVFFDVTHSLQMPGGRSDSAGGRRAQVTDLAKAGMSQGLAGLFLEAHPNPEQALCDGPCALRLDKLEPFLTQLKQLDDLIKSFSPIETA; encoded by the coding sequence ATGACGCAAAAAGTAATCCGTGTCGCAGATATTGAAATCGCTAACGACAAGCCCTTTGTCTTGTTTGGTGGCATTAACGTACTTGAGTCACGGGACTTAGCAATGCAAGCCTGTGAAGAATATGTACGAGTGACTGAACGCTTAGGTATTCCCTATGTGTTCAAGGCAAGCTTTGATAAAGCCAATCGCTCGTCCATTCATTCATTTCGTGGCCCTGGCCTTGATGAAGGATTAAAGATTTTTCAAGAAATCAAAGACACCTTCAACGTTCCAGTATTAACTGACGTGCATGAGCCCTACCAAGCGGCACCGGTAGCCGAGGTCTGTGACATTATTCAGTTACCCGCGTTTTTATCACGCCAAACTGATTTAGTCGTGGCAATGGCGAAAACTGATGCAGTGATCAATATCAAAAAAGCACAGTTTTTAGCCCCCCATGAAATGAAACACATCCTCACTAAGTGCGAGGAAGCCGGTAACGAGCAACTGATTTTATGCGAGCGTGGCTCGGCCTTTGGCTATAACAACCTCGTTGTCGATATGCTGGGCTTTGGCATCATGAAGCAGTTCAACTACCCAGTGTTCTTTGACGTGACCCACTCGTTGCAAATGCCAGGCGGACGCAGTGATTCCGCAGGCGGTCGCCGCGCGCAAGTCACGGACTTAGCCAAAGCTGGCATGAGTCAAGGATTGGCGGGGCTTTTTTTAGAAGCCCACCCTAACCCTGAGCAAGCCCTGTGTGATGGCCCTTGTGCACTACGTCTAGATAAGCTCGAGCCTTTTTTAACTCAGCTCAAACAGCTAGATGATTTGATTAAAAGTTTTTCACCGATTGAAACGGCTTAA
- the ispD gene encoding 2-C-methyl-D-erythritol 4-phosphate cytidylyltransferase encodes MNALPNFWLIIPAAGIGTRMGASLPKQYLTVATQTILEHTADCFLTLPNLLGAVIATSAQDSYWPTLALAQHPKVINCLGGKERADTVLLALKTLQSHGALADDWVLVHDAARPNLAQNDLFKLLYEVSQSNAAGGILAYRAKDTLKLQQPNTQRLASIAKTIDRSVIWHALTPQMFRLNTLLECLEYALQKGLNITDESSAIEAAGLSVRLVEGRSDNYKITYPEDLVIFQQQLASTAES; translated from the coding sequence ATGAACGCACTCCCTAACTTTTGGTTAATAATTCCTGCTGCAGGCATAGGTACCCGAATGGGCGCCTCACTCCCCAAGCAGTACCTTACAGTGGCCACACAAACTATTTTAGAGCACACTGCAGACTGCTTTTTAACTTTGCCTAACTTACTCGGTGCAGTAATTGCCACCTCGGCCCAAGATAGCTATTGGCCAACTTTAGCTCTAGCACAACACCCTAAAGTAATTAACTGCTTAGGCGGTAAAGAACGAGCCGACACCGTCCTTCTTGCTCTAAAAACGCTTCAGAGCCATGGCGCCCTAGCCGATGACTGGGTACTGGTACACGACGCAGCTCGCCCTAACTTGGCACAAAATGACCTGTTTAAATTACTGTATGAAGTGAGTCAGTCAAACGCTGCCGGTGGCATTTTAGCTTACCGCGCTAAAGATACACTCAAGCTTCAACAGCCAAACACTCAAAGACTTGCAAGCATTGCAAAAACTATTGATCGTAGTGTTATTTGGCATGCTCTAACTCCACAGATGTTTCGCCTAAACACCCTACTCGAATGTCTCGAATATGCTTTACAAAAAGGCCTTAATATTACTGATGAGTCCTCAGCAATTGAAGCGGCGGGCTTAAGTGTCCGCTTAGTTGAAGGCCGTAGCGACAACTATAAAATCACTTACCCTGAAGATTTAGTCATTTTCCAACAACAACTCGCCTCTACTGCCGAAAGCTAA
- a CDS encoding CTP synthase: MTRYIFVTGGVVSSLGKGIASASLAAILEARGLKVTLLKLDPYINVDPGTMSPFQHGEVFVTHDGAETDLDLGHYERFVRTTMTQNNNFTTGRVYEDVIRRERRGDYLGATIQVIPHITNEIKRRIIKGAGDADIAMVEIGGTVGDIESQPFLEAIRQLRVEVGAKRAMLMHLTLVPYIATAGETKTKPTQHSVKELRSIGLQPDVLVCRSDRSIDVDSRRKIALFTNVEERAVISLPDVDTIYKIPGVLHSQGVDDFVMERFGLECKPADLSEWDRVIDAKLNPTEEVTIAMVGKYMELLDAYKSLIEAMSHAGIENRTKVNLRYIDSEEIETKGLAALKDVDGILVPGGFGLRGVEGKIKAVQYARENKIPYLGICLGMQVAVIEFARNVLGWSDANSTEFDKDSSHPVVGLISEWQDASGSKEQRDEAADLGASMRLGAQKCQLMPGTKVHSSYGADLIEERHRHRYEVNNTLLPQLEAAGLIVSGRSEDGALVEAVEAPDHPWFVACQFHPEFTSTPRDGHPLFRQFVKAAVKQKALKA; encoded by the coding sequence ATGACGCGTTATATCTTCGTCACGGGCGGTGTTGTTTCTTCATTAGGAAAAGGCATCGCTTCCGCATCCTTAGCTGCAATTTTGGAAGCACGAGGGTTAAAAGTCACTTTACTAAAGCTTGACCCTTACATTAACGTCGACCCCGGCACCATGAGTCCTTTTCAGCATGGTGAAGTATTTGTGACCCATGACGGCGCAGAAACGGATTTAGACTTGGGCCACTACGAGCGCTTTGTTCGTACTACCATGACCCAAAATAACAACTTCACCACTGGCCGTGTGTACGAAGACGTGATTCGTCGCGAACGTCGTGGCGATTATTTAGGGGCTACCATTCAGGTAATTCCTCATATCACCAATGAAATTAAGCGCCGAATCATTAAAGGTGCTGGCGATGCAGACATCGCAATGGTCGAAATTGGTGGCACTGTGGGTGATATTGAGTCGCAACCCTTCTTAGAGGCCATCCGTCAGCTGCGAGTGGAAGTAGGTGCCAAACGCGCCATGCTCATGCATTTAACTTTAGTGCCTTATATTGCTACTGCCGGCGAAACCAAAACCAAGCCTACACAGCACTCAGTTAAAGAGCTGCGCTCAATTGGCTTACAACCTGACGTGCTTGTCTGCCGTTCAGACCGTTCAATTGACGTCGACTCTCGCCGTAAAATTGCACTGTTCACCAACGTCGAAGAGCGCGCAGTCATCAGCCTGCCCGATGTCGATACCATCTATAAAATCCCAGGCGTATTACATAGCCAAGGCGTAGACGACTTTGTTATGGAGCGCTTTGGTTTAGAGTGCAAGCCCGCTGATTTATCTGAGTGGGACCGGGTAATTGATGCCAAGCTTAACCCTACCGAAGAAGTCACCATCGCCATGGTCGGTAAGTACATGGAACTGCTCGATGCCTATAAGTCGCTTATTGAAGCGATGAGCCATGCGGGAATTGAAAACCGTACCAAGGTTAACCTGCGCTACATTGATTCAGAAGAAATTGAAACTAAAGGCTTAGCTGCACTGAAAGATGTGGACGGCATCTTAGTGCCTGGTGGCTTTGGCTTGCGCGGGGTCGAAGGTAAAATTAAAGCCGTGCAATATGCCCGTGAAAATAAAATCCCTTACCTTGGCATTTGCTTAGGTATGCAGGTGGCGGTGATTGAGTTTGCGCGTAACGTTTTAGGCTGGAGCGATGCTAACTCCACAGAATTTGATAAAGACTCGAGCCATCCAGTGGTGGGCCTAATTTCTGAATGGCAAGATGCTTCAGGCAGCAAAGAGCAGCGCGACGAAGCAGCCGATCTCGGCGCCTCTATGCGTTTAGGTGCACAAAAGTGCCAGCTGATGCCAGGCACCAAAGTACACAGCAGCTATGGTGCTGATCTAATTGAAGAGCGTCACCGTCACCGTTATGAGGTGAACAATACGCTTCTGCCACAACTAGAAGCAGCAGGACTGATTGTCTCTGGTCGTTCAGAAGACGGCGCTTTAGTTGAAGCAGTTGAAGCCCCTGATCATCCTTGGTTTGTGGCCTGCCAATTCCACCCTGAATTTACTTCAACCCCACGTGACGGCCACCCACTGTTCCGTCAGTTCGTTAAGGCTGCAGTTAAACAAAAGGCACTTAAAGCATGA
- the htpG gene encoding molecular chaperone HtpG produces the protein MSVETLGFQTEVKQLLHLMIHSLYSNKEIFVRELISNASDAVDKLRFEALAKPELLAEDPELKIRVSFDEEAKTLTIEDNGIGMNREEVIAHLGTIAKSGTADFLKSLTGDQKKDSQLIGQFGVGFYSAFIVAKQVDVYTRRAGESAEQGVLWSSKGEGEFDLSPITKESRGTKIVLHLKDDETEFADGWRLRNIITKYSDHVALPIELPKQVNAEEEQASEEWEVVNRASALWTRSRSEVKDEEYQEFYKHVAHDFEDPLTWSHNKVEGKLEYTSLLYIPKRAPFDLYHREAPKGLKLYVQRVFIMDQAEEFLPLYLRFVKGIVDSNDLSLNVSREILQKDPVIDSMKTALTKRVLDMLEKMAKNQPEDYQTFWKAFGQVLKEGPAEDFANKEKVAGLLRFASTHNGNAEQNVSLASYLERMQEGQDKIYFLTGESYDQVKNSPHLEVFRKKGIEVLLLTDRIDEWLMSYLTEFEGKALVDVARGDLDLGALDSEEDKKAQEAVAKEKEGLIERLTEVLKEQVAEVRVSHRLTESPAILAIGEQDLGLQMRQILEASGQAVPESKPIFEINPTHPLVAKLDAEANQQRFADLALVLFDQAALAAGDHLKDPAAYVQRLNKLLLELSA, from the coding sequence ATGAGTGTTGAAACCCTTGGCTTTCAAACTGAAGTCAAACAATTACTGCATCTGATGATTCATTCTTTGTATTCCAACAAAGAAATTTTTGTGCGTGAACTCATTTCTAACGCTTCAGATGCGGTCGATAAATTGCGCTTTGAAGCCTTGGCTAAGCCAGAGTTATTAGCGGAAGATCCGGAACTAAAAATTCGCGTTAGCTTTGATGAAGAGGCTAAGACGTTAACCATTGAAGATAATGGCATTGGGATGAATCGCGAAGAGGTGATCGCACACCTTGGTACCATCGCCAAATCAGGTACTGCAGATTTTTTAAAGAGTTTAACCGGCGATCAGAAAAAAGATTCGCAATTAATTGGTCAGTTTGGGGTGGGCTTCTATTCGGCCTTTATCGTAGCGAAGCAGGTGGATGTGTATACCCGTCGTGCCGGTGAAAGTGCTGAGCAAGGTGTGCTTTGGAGTTCTAAAGGCGAGGGTGAGTTTGATCTGTCACCGATAACTAAAGAAAGCCGCGGCACTAAAATTGTTCTGCATTTAAAAGACGATGAAACTGAGTTTGCCGATGGCTGGCGCTTGCGCAACATTATTACCAAGTACTCCGATCATGTGGCGTTACCGATTGAATTGCCAAAACAAGTCAATGCTGAAGAGGAGCAGGCAAGTGAAGAGTGGGAAGTGGTCAACCGCGCTAGTGCGCTTTGGACTCGCTCACGCTCTGAAGTGAAAGACGAAGAGTATCAAGAGTTTTATAAACATGTAGCCCATGACTTTGAAGACCCATTAACTTGGAGTCATAACAAGGTTGAGGGCAAGCTTGAATATACTTCATTGTTATACATTCCTAAGCGTGCGCCCTTTGATTTGTATCACCGCGAGGCACCTAAAGGCTTAAAGTTGTACGTGCAGCGGGTATTTATTATGGATCAGGCAGAAGAGTTTTTGCCGCTGTATCTGCGCTTTGTCAAAGGAATTGTCGATTCTAACGATTTATCTTTAAACGTCTCCCGTGAAATTCTGCAAAAAGATCCAGTGATCGATAGCATGAAAACCGCTCTGACTAAGCGAGTGCTGGATATGCTGGAGAAAATGGCAAAGAATCAACCAGAAGATTATCAGACGTTCTGGAAGGCCTTTGGTCAAGTGTTAAAAGAAGGCCCTGCCGAAGACTTTGCTAACAAAGAAAAAGTAGCCGGTTTACTGCGCTTTGCTTCAACCCATAATGGCAATGCCGAGCAGAATGTTAGTCTTGCAAGTTACCTAGAGCGGATGCAGGAAGGTCAAGATAAGATTTATTTCTTAACCGGTGAAAGCTACGATCAGGTAAAAAATAGCCCACACCTTGAGGTTTTCCGTAAAAAAGGTATTGAGGTGCTGTTGCTTACTGACCGTATTGATGAGTGGCTGATGAGCTATCTCACCGAGTTTGAGGGTAAAGCCTTAGTTGACGTAGCACGGGGTGATTTAGATTTAGGCGCCCTTGATTCAGAAGAGGACAAAAAAGCTCAAGAGGCGGTGGCTAAAGAAAAAGAGGGCTTAATTGAGCGCTTGACAGAAGTTTTGAAAGAACAGGTCGCAGAGGTGCGAGTGTCCCATCGCCTAACTGAGTCTCCGGCTATTTTAGCTATTGGCGAGCAAGATCTCGGCTTGCAGATGCGCCAAATCTTAGAAGCCAGTGGTCAGGCGGTGCCTGAGTCTAAGCCGATTTTTGAAATCAACCCAACGCATCCCTTGGTCGCCAAGCTGGATGCCGAAGCGAATCAGCAGCGCTTTGCTGACTTAGCCCTAGTCTTGTTTGATCAGGCGGCATTAGCCGCGGGTGATCATCTCAAGGATCCGGCGGCTTATGTTCAGCGCTTGAATAAATTGCTGCTTGAGTTGTCTGCTTAA
- a CDS encoding septum formation initiator family protein → MKRPYLSIFIVLVAIAVFLQYQLWNGEDGIKAVERLTERIAEQQAENETLLERNLVLEAEIIELKKGLETVEERARQELGMIKDDETLYLILP, encoded by the coding sequence ATTAAGCGCCCCTACTTATCTATCTTTATTGTCCTGGTTGCGATCGCAGTTTTTTTACAGTATCAACTGTGGAATGGTGAAGACGGTATCAAAGCTGTAGAAAGACTAACTGAGCGCATTGCAGAGCAGCAAGCGGAAAACGAAACGCTACTTGAGCGTAACTTGGTGCTAGAAGCAGAAATCATTGAACTGAAAAAGGGCCTAGAAACCGTCGAAGAAAGAGCTCGTCAAGAACTAGGCATGATTAAAGACGATGAAACTCTCTACTTAATTCTTCCATGA
- the eno gene encoding phosphopyruvate hydratase: MAKIVDIKGREVLDSRGNPTVEADVILDNGIIGSACAPSGASTGSREALELRDGDKARYLGKGVLKAVANVNGPIRDALLGKDATEQKNLDQIMLDLDGTENKANLGANAILAVSLAAAKAAAQAKGMPLYAHIAELNGTPGVYSMPVPMMNIINGGEHADNNVDIQEFMIQPVGAKTFADALRMGAEIFHHLRAVLQGRGLNTAVGDEGGFAPNLESNEAALGAIAEAVANAGYTLGEDVTLALDCAATEFYKDGQYDLAGEGKQFDATGFADYLAGLTERFPIISIEDGMDESDWDGWKALTDKIGDKVQLVGDDLFVTNTKILKQGIETGTANSILIKFNQIGSLTETLEAIQMAKAAGYTAVISHRSGETEDSTIADLAVGTAAGQIKTGSLCRSDRVAKYNQLLRIEEQLAGKAPYKGRAEFTR, translated from the coding sequence ATGGCAAAAATTGTCGACATTAAAGGTCGCGAAGTCCTTGATTCACGCGGCAACCCAACCGTTGAAGCGGATGTTATTTTAGACAATGGCATCATTGGCAGTGCCTGTGCACCTTCAGGTGCTTCGACTGGTTCGCGTGAAGCATTAGAGCTACGCGATGGCGACAAAGCACGCTACCTCGGTAAAGGTGTATTAAAAGCCGTCGCCAATGTTAACGGCCCAATCCGTGACGCCCTCTTAGGTAAAGATGCGACTGAGCAAAAAAATCTTGACCAAATCATGCTTGACCTAGATGGCACAGAAAACAAAGCCAACTTAGGGGCCAATGCTATTCTCGCAGTGTCTTTAGCCGCAGCTAAAGCAGCAGCACAAGCTAAAGGCATGCCGTTATACGCACACATTGCCGAGTTAAATGGCACCCCTGGTGTATATTCAATGCCCGTTCCGATGATGAACATCATCAATGGCGGCGAGCATGCTGACAACAACGTGGACATTCAAGAGTTCATGATTCAGCCAGTCGGCGCTAAAACTTTTGCCGATGCTTTACGCATGGGTGCTGAAATTTTCCATCATTTACGCGCAGTATTACAAGGTCGTGGCCTTAACACCGCAGTCGGTGATGAGGGTGGCTTTGCGCCAAACCTTGAGTCCAACGAAGCCGCGCTTGGCGCTATTGCTGAAGCAGTAGCTAATGCCGGTTACACCCTAGGTGAAGACGTTACCCTCGCCCTTGATTGTGCCGCAACTGAGTTCTACAAAGATGGCCAGTACGATTTAGCAGGTGAAGGCAAGCAGTTTGATGCCACAGGCTTTGCAGACTATCTCGCAGGCCTCACTGAGCGTTTCCCAATTATCTCGATTGAAGATGGTATGGATGAGTCCGACTGGGATGGCTGGAAAGCTCTGACTGATAAAATCGGTGACAAGGTTCAGCTGGTGGGTGATGACCTGTTCGTAACCAATACTAAGATTCTAAAGCAAGGCATTGAGACCGGCACCGCCAACTCAATTCTGATTAAGTTCAACCAAATTGGCTCGTTAACAGAAACCTTAGAAGCCATTCAAATGGCAAAAGCTGCAGGTTATACCGCAGTTATTTCACACCGCAGCGGCGAAACCGAAGACAGCACCATTGCTGATTTAGCTGTTGGTACAGCTGCAGGCCAAATCAAAACGGGTTCTCTCTGCCGCTCTGATCGTGTAGCTAAATACAACCAATTGCTACGTATTGAAGAGCAGTTAGCTGGTAAAGCACCTTACAAAGGTCGCGCTGAATTTACCCGCTAA
- a CDS encoding NAD(P)/FAD-dependent oxidoreductase codes for MLHRIVVVGGGAGGLELATRLGRSLGKQKKARITLVDPNLTHIWKPLLHEVATGSLSTDNELNYVAQAKWNHFNFQIGRLTGLNRTEKTIELAATYDEAGHELVPARTLGYDTLVIAVGSLTNDFGTKGAAEHSIFLDSPKHAESFHQQLLGEYLKAHAKEEESTVNIAIVGAGATGVELAAELRNAAQQLSAYGLSNIRPENMKIHLIEAGPRVLPALSDKIAREAHQQLLKLGVNVQTSSAVEEITAEGVHCKNDVFIPASLKVWAAGVRAPKFLTQLDGLETNKINQLVVRNTLQTTLDDNIFAMGDCAACPLFAGSEKNVPPRAQSAHQQAAFLTKALKLHLNKQPLPDYLYKDYGSLVSLSKYSAVGNIMGGLMRTVNVEGWLARMFYISLYRMHQVVLFGVFRTGLMMITDKISKRTHPRMKLH; via the coding sequence ATGCTACATCGTATCGTAGTTGTGGGAGGAGGCGCTGGCGGTTTAGAGCTAGCGACTCGCTTAGGCCGAAGCTTAGGCAAACAAAAAAAAGCACGTATTACCTTAGTTGACCCCAACTTAACCCACATTTGGAAGCCCCTACTCCATGAAGTGGCTACCGGCTCGCTTAGCACAGACAATGAGCTAAACTATGTGGCTCAAGCCAAATGGAATCACTTTAACTTTCAAATTGGCCGTCTAACTGGATTAAACCGTACCGAGAAAACCATTGAGCTAGCGGCTACCTATGATGAGGCCGGCCATGAGTTAGTACCGGCTAGAACCTTAGGCTATGACACCTTAGTGATTGCAGTAGGTAGTCTAACCAATGACTTTGGCACTAAAGGCGCCGCTGAACACTCGATTTTTTTAGATAGCCCAAAACATGCAGAATCCTTTCATCAGCAGCTCTTAGGCGAATACCTAAAAGCCCATGCCAAAGAAGAAGAAAGCACCGTCAATATCGCCATTGTCGGCGCTGGCGCCACCGGTGTAGAGCTAGCCGCTGAGCTGCGTAATGCCGCGCAACAGCTATCAGCCTATGGCTTAAGCAATATTCGCCCAGAAAACATGAAGATTCACCTGATCGAAGCAGGCCCCCGAGTCCTTCCTGCTCTTTCCGATAAGATCGCCCGCGAAGCACATCAGCAATTACTCAAATTAGGCGTAAATGTACAAACCTCTTCAGCGGTTGAGGAAATTACTGCTGAAGGCGTGCACTGTAAAAATGATGTGTTTATTCCAGCCTCGCTAAAAGTTTGGGCTGCCGGAGTACGCGCACCTAAGTTTCTAACCCAATTAGATGGCCTAGAAACCAATAAAATTAATCAGCTGGTGGTACGTAATACTCTACAAACCACTTTAGACGATAATATTTTTGCCATGGGCGACTGCGCAGCCTGTCCATTATTTGCTGGCAGCGAAAAAAATGTACCACCTAGAGCTCAATCGGCACACCAGCAAGCCGCTTTTTTAACTAAAGCCTTAAAACTGCATTTAAATAAGCAACCTTTACCCGATTATCTGTACAAAGATTATGGCTCACTCGTATCCCTATCTAAATACAGTGCCGTAGGTAATATTATGGGCGGCCTGATGCGCACCGTAAACGTTGAGGGCTGGTTAGCCCGCATGTTTTATATTTCGCTCTACCGTATGCATCAAGTGGTGCTATTTGGTGTGTTTAGAACCGGGTTAATGATGATTACCGATAAAATCAGCAAACGGACTCATCCACGAATGAAGCTACACTGA
- a CDS encoding spermidine synthase: MFRAPKILAEVEDEHGLIRVVERGLYRFLEFGQTQAEQSRVLTADPAWLEYDYARAMLLAALLHPQPESALFLGLGAGTVTHACLKALPDLFDVEVIELRAEVLRLAEQYLGFPQDERLTIRIGDAHRLLSSAERSDLIFVDLYLEEGPDQGHLQWGFLRHCYDLLEPGGWLIINQWATWEGKPLGAPILRGVFGRNYWEIPVTDGNVIVLVPQHDSAQLDLATLRNRAMQVTAQLGFDLRYLINKIRPAS, translated from the coding sequence CTGTTTCGAGCGCCCAAAATTTTAGCCGAAGTTGAGGATGAGCACGGTTTGATTCGTGTGGTTGAACGGGGGCTGTATCGTTTTTTAGAGTTTGGCCAAACCCAAGCTGAGCAAAGCCGTGTACTGACTGCCGATCCGGCTTGGTTAGAGTATGACTATGCGCGGGCCATGCTGTTAGCTGCGCTACTGCATCCGCAGCCTGAGAGCGCATTATTTTTAGGTTTAGGGGCTGGGACCGTCACCCATGCTTGCTTAAAGGCTTTACCTGATCTATTTGATGTTGAAGTGATTGAGCTACGCGCCGAGGTGCTGCGTTTAGCTGAACAGTATTTGGGATTTCCCCAGGATGAGCGGTTAACGATCCGCATTGGTGATGCCCATCGGCTGTTATCCAGTGCGGAGCGGAGCGACTTGATCTTTGTTGATTTGTATCTAGAAGAGGGGCCTGATCAAGGGCATTTGCAGTGGGGCTTTTTACGGCATTGTTATGATCTACTAGAGCCTGGTGGTTGGTTGATTATTAATCAGTGGGCAACCTGGGAAGGGAAGCCCTTAGGTGCACCTATTTTACGCGGGGTGTTTGGGCGAAATTACTGGGAAATTCCTGTAACCGATGGCAATGTGATTGTCTTAGTGCCGCAGCATGATAGTGCCCAGTTAGATCTTGCGACGCTGCGCAACCGAGCCATGCAAGTGACAGCTCAGTTAGGTTTTGATCTGCGTTATTTAATCAATAAAATTCGCCCAGCCAGTTAA